Proteins from one Oncorhynchus tshawytscha isolate Ot180627B linkage group LG16, Otsh_v2.0, whole genome shotgun sequence genomic window:
- the LOC112216184 gene encoding PDZ domain-containing protein 4 — translation MGCNMCMVQKPEEQYRVMFQKGQISNMLCSLDGEGRLKVNGKELSRLSGDTTLDVKDPLLSHVLRRGTRRRAGHAGRLVGLDGTVAVTGGLTDCVDSGTQTDISFQHILTLGRTTHNPCGAPPPHPSPSPPLPPILEPYLLNELLLEPEYYEPNNYFDIPQQEGDLRQDELEYEEVELYKSRQQDKLGLTVCYRTDDEEDLGIYVGEVNPNSIAAMDGRIREGDRILQINGVDIQNREEAVAILTREDSTNISLLLARPEIENDNQLDPDELELEVLDNAVHLPSPHQLRNGASVLDAEPGVMGGGGVGGRGWGHRDSPSLLHTVLSNSQELDSGVGRTDESTRNEESSEHDLLGDDQTSAPTTNATNTPGSMRRFHSGQGDRDTPPLLHGHSTEFHFSTDSLLGLDCLGGGGGGGGVDLAGERVYTADPVRMMPGLTEEECDRYRELLEIKCYYEKNGNALLLLGEHGGHGQGGDGAIPLDVNRNENLMQHEMALLEEELRHLEFKCRNILRAQKMQQLRERCLKAWPLEEEEEESGAGGGAGAGRVALLVLEESCIHELSDINELPERERSDKDSTSAYNTGGESCRTTPLVTEQYPSLSAHGRSSLEGGDSASLQCRTPSRHRERGGRREERGQANLNQPYSPNSHRSGAEAKTSSPGGAKFRSLSRDGAARRGSDGGVGRPKTNGTVEGRGRGRSAENSPYLSRRHSGPRIPQRYQSCMQLRSPCTSEGLERPREGSDSPMSLGSTCKNMPSLPILPPLPPPASPRMEWKVKVRSDGSRYVAKRPVRDRLLKARAMKIREERSGMTTDDDAVSEMKMGRYWSKEERKQQLLRAREQRRRREFMMQSRLDFLRESHGGGQHGATQGQEPTTILELSHRRSQKKRSRRILDNWITIQELLAHGTRSPDGKKVYNPLLSVTTV, via the exons aaggGTCAAATAAGTAACATGCTGTGCTCTTTAGATGGAGAAGGTCGATTGAAG GTGAATGGTAAAGAGCTGTCTCGTCTCTCTGGGGACACCACCCTGGATGTGAAAGACCCCCTGCTGTCTCACGTGTTAAGGAGGGGGACACGGAGGCGGGCGGGACATGCAGGGCGACTAGTGGGGCTGGACGGGACAGTAGCAGTGACAGGGgggctgactgactgtgtggataGCGGCACTCAGACTGACATCAGCTTCCAGCACATCTTGACCCTGGGAAGGACCACCCACAACCCATGTGGAGCCCCGCCCCctcacccttccccctctccaccgCTGCCACCCATCCTGGAACCCTACCTGCTCAATGAGCT TCTCCTAGAGCCTGAATATTATGAACCCAACAACTACTTTGACATCCCTCAGCAGGAGGGGGATCTCCGACAGGATGAGTTAGAATACGAG GAGGTTGAGCTGTATAAGTCTCGTCAGCAGGACAAGCTGGGGTTAACGGTGTGCTACCGGACAGACGATGAGGAGGATCTGGGGATCTATGTGGGCGAG GTCAACCCCAATAGTATAGCTGCTATGGATGGCCGCATCCGAGAGGGGGATAGAATATTACAG ATAAACGGGGTGGACatccagaacagagaggaggcgGTGGCCATTCTTACCAGGGAGGACAGTACCAACATCTCCCTGCTCCTGGCCAGGCCCGAAATAGAG AATGACAACCAGCTGGACCCAGATGAGCTGGAGCTGGAGGTTCTGGATAATGCCGTCCATCTACCTAGCCCCCATCAGCTGAGGAACGGGGCCTCCGTGCTTGATGCAGAACCAGGGGTcatgggtggtggtggggtgggagGCCGTGGGTGGGGTCACCGTGACTCTCCTAGCCTGCTCCACACGGTGCTGAGTAACAGCCAGGAGCTGGACAGCGGGGTTGGCCGTACAGACGAGAGCACCCGCAACGAGGAGTCCTCAGAACATGACCTGCTGGGAGACGACCAGACCAGTGCCCCCACCACCAACGCCACCAACACCCCCGGCAGCATGCGCAGGTTCCACTCTGGCCAGGGGGACAGGGACACCCCACCCCTGCTCCATGGTCACTCCACAGAGTTCCACTTCAGCACAGACTCTCTGTTGGGGCTGGACTGTctgggtggtggaggaggaggggggggtgttGACCTGGCAGGGGAGAGGGTCTACACAGCTGACCCAGTGAGGATGATGCCTGGACTGACGGAGGAAGAGTGCGATAGGTACAGGGAGCTCCTGGAGATCAAGTGCTACTATGAGAAGAACGGCAACGCTCTTCTGCTGCTGGGGGAGCATGGGGGTCACGGGCAGGGGGGCGATGGGGCGATTCCTCTGGATGTGAACAGGAATGAGAACCTGATGCAGCATGAGATGGCCCTCCTGGAAGAGGAGCTACGCCATCTGGAATTCAAGTGTCGTAACATCCTGAGGGCCCAGAAGATGCAGCAGCTCCGGGAGCGCTGTCTGAAGGCATGGcccctggaggaggaggaggaggagagcggagcCGGAGGTGGGGCCGGGGCTGGGCGGGTGGCTCTTCTGGTTCTCGAGGAGTCCTGTATCCATGAGCTGTCAGACATTAATGAGCTCCCTGAGAGGGAGCGCTCTGACAAGGACAGCACCAGCGCCTACAACACAGGAGGGGAGAGCTGCAGGACCACCCCTCTGGTCACCGAACagtacccctccctctctgcacATGGCCGCAGCAGCCTGGAGGGGGGAGACTCAGCCTCTTTGCAGTGTCGGACCCCCAGCcgacacagggagaggggaggcaggagggaggagagggggcaggctAACCTGAACCAGCCCTACTCCCCTAACTCACACAGAAGTGGAGCAGAAGCCAAGACCTCCAGCCCGGGAGGCGCCAAGTTCAGATCCCTATCCCGCGACGGGGCGGCCAGGAGGGGGTCGGATGGAGGTGTGGGACGCCCCAAAACCAacgggacagtagaggggaggggaagaggacgTAGTGCTGAGAACAGCCCTTATCTGTCCCGCCGCCACTCTGGCCCCAGAATCCCACAGCGCTACCAGAGCTGCATGCAGCTGAGGTCCCCCTGTACCTCCGAGGGCCTGGAGCGACCCAGGGAGGGCAGCGACAGTCCCATGAGTCTGGGGAGCACATGCAAGAACATGCCCTCcttacccatcctccctcccctcccgccGCCAGCCTCACCACGTATGGAGTGGAAGGTCAAAGTACGAAGCGACGGCTCCCGCTATGTTGCCAAGCGTCCCGTTAGGGACCGCCTCCTGAAGGCCCGGGCCATGAAGATCCGGGAAGAGCGCAGTGGCATGACCACGGACGACGATGCCGTCAGCGAGATGAAGATGGGCCGCTATTGGTCGAAAGAGGAAAGGAAGCAGCAGTTGCTGAGGGCCAGGGAGCAGCGCAGACGCAGGGAGTTTATGATGCAGAGCCGGCTGGACTTCCTGAGGGAGTCGCATGGCGGTGGACAACACGGGGCTACACAGGGACAGGAGCCCACTACCATCCTGGAGCTGAGCCACAGGAGGAGCCAGAAGAAACGGAGCCGTAGAATCCTAGATAACTGGATCACCATCCAGGAACTACTGGCTCACGGGACCAGGTCACCTGACGGGAAGAAGGTCTACAACCCTCTGCTGTCAGTCACCACTGTTTAA